The Microbacterium limosum genome contains a region encoding:
- a CDS encoding cytochrome b/b6 domain-containing protein: protein MTYLRRGLPRTPGDEPWPDAALPATTEPIPSPEDDAPAAPSAAGDDSRDASPAPRADLDRPLPFTRTAWAGAAAIRPAKAPREEPVRMRGLTRAQWAIGLLLGGVALVFASGMVVAAARFLVSLDGVRAFLAAFPGEYPLPAGTAPGFPAWVQWQHFFNAFLIVLIIRTGLQVRTEKRPAVFWSPRGNRKRRISLALWFHQALDILWIVNGVVFVVLLFATGHWARIVPTSWEVFPNALSAALQYASLNWPTENGWVNYNSLQQLAYFTTVFVAAPLAVVTGVRLSGVWPKNAATLSRLYPVEWARALHFPVMLYFVAFTVVHVALVLATGALRNLNHMYGGTDAVNTVGFWIFVASTAVIVAGWIAARPVVLAPIAKLFGTVKGR from the coding sequence GTGACCTATCTGCGACGCGGCCTGCCGCGCACGCCCGGCGACGAGCCATGGCCGGATGCCGCGCTCCCCGCCACGACCGAGCCGATCCCGTCCCCCGAGGACGACGCCCCCGCGGCCCCGTCGGCCGCCGGCGACGACTCGCGAGACGCATCGCCGGCACCCCGGGCCGATCTCGATCGGCCGCTCCCCTTCACCCGCACGGCGTGGGCGGGCGCCGCCGCCATCCGTCCCGCGAAGGCGCCGCGGGAGGAGCCGGTCCGCATGCGCGGCCTGACCCGAGCCCAGTGGGCGATCGGGCTCCTGCTCGGCGGGGTCGCGCTCGTGTTCGCGTCCGGGATGGTCGTGGCGGCGGCGCGGTTCCTCGTGAGCCTCGACGGCGTGCGCGCGTTCCTCGCCGCCTTCCCGGGCGAGTACCCCCTTCCCGCGGGCACCGCGCCCGGCTTCCCCGCGTGGGTGCAGTGGCAGCACTTCTTCAACGCCTTCCTCATCGTGCTGATCATCCGCACGGGGCTCCAGGTGCGCACGGAGAAGCGTCCGGCGGTGTTCTGGTCCCCGCGGGGCAACCGCAAGCGCCGCATCAGCCTCGCCCTCTGGTTCCACCAGGCGCTCGACATCCTCTGGATCGTGAACGGGGTCGTCTTCGTCGTCCTGCTCTTCGCCACGGGGCACTGGGCGCGCATCGTCCCGACGAGCTGGGAGGTCTTCCCCAACGCGCTCTCGGCGGCGCTGCAGTACGCGTCGCTGAACTGGCCGACCGAGAACGGCTGGGTCAACTACAACTCGCTGCAGCAGCTGGCCTACTTCACGACGGTCTTCGTCGCGGCGCCGCTGGCCGTCGTCACCGGTGTGCGCCTGTCGGGCGTGTGGCCGAAGAACGCCGCGACGCTCAGCCGCCTGTACCCCGTCGAGTGGGCGCGGGCGCTGCACTTCCCGGTCATGCTCTACTTCGTCGCGTTCACCGTCGTGCACGTCGCGCTCGTGCTCGCGACGGGGGCGCTGCGCAATCTCAACCACATGTACGGCGGCACGGACGCGGTGAACACCGTGGGCTTCTGGATCTTCGTGGCCTCGACCGCGGTCATCGTGGCCGGCTGGATCGCGGCCCGCCCGGTGGTGCTCGCCCCCATCGCGAAGCTCTTCGGCACGGTCAAGGGACGGTGA
- a CDS encoding sensor histidine kinase, whose product MSTPVSPSPRVEAVPPHADAAPGPAPAARPARDGIFRPLRVAGAIAQLAALGIVGPIVFTILVSLLSIGASLILVLGLGLVFLLAFVYALFALGWLETARVDGLYDFGLPARRPRRSAKPGFGGFLHTVWLQFIDPGMWRGVANSAIATVLGLIVLPLASMLVSGLVLAFSPLFAGGGAVRLAGTGIEIGAAWAIPGGLLATVVSAAALVGLGILHGVISRAIMVPSREAQLAEAARTSNVQRAGAVRAAEVERTRIERDLHDGVQPRLVSVGMTLGLAQQKVETDPAAAKELIAEAHTSTKAAITELRQLARGIHASVLDDRGLDAALSALAARSHVPVTLDVRLGARCSRTAEAAAYFCIAEALTNAAKHSRGSECRVLVREREGGILWARVEDNGIGGARVVPGGGLDGIANRVLAAGGQFRLDSPAGGPTTVEVSIPCAS is encoded by the coding sequence ATGTCCACTCCCGTGTCCCCCTCTCCCCGAGTCGAGGCCGTGCCGCCGCACGCCGACGCGGCGCCGGGCCCCGCGCCCGCCGCCCGCCCCGCGCGCGACGGGATCTTCCGCCCGCTCCGGGTCGCCGGCGCGATCGCGCAGCTCGCCGCGCTCGGAATCGTCGGCCCGATCGTCTTCACGATCCTGGTGTCGCTCCTCAGCATCGGCGCGAGCCTCATCCTGGTGCTGGGTCTCGGCCTCGTCTTCCTCCTCGCCTTCGTCTATGCGCTCTTCGCACTCGGGTGGCTCGAGACCGCCCGCGTCGACGGCCTGTACGACTTCGGGCTTCCCGCCCGGCGACCGCGCCGCAGCGCCAAGCCCGGCTTCGGCGGCTTCCTCCACACGGTGTGGCTGCAGTTCATCGACCCCGGCATGTGGCGGGGCGTCGCGAACTCCGCCATCGCGACGGTGCTCGGTCTCATCGTGCTGCCGCTGGCGAGCATGCTCGTGTCGGGACTCGTGCTGGCGTTCTCGCCGCTGTTCGCGGGAGGCGGCGCCGTGCGCCTGGCGGGGACCGGCATCGAGATCGGTGCCGCGTGGGCGATCCCGGGCGGCCTGCTCGCCACGGTCGTGAGCGCGGCCGCCCTCGTGGGCCTCGGCATCCTGCACGGGGTCATCTCCCGCGCGATCATGGTCCCCTCCCGGGAGGCGCAACTCGCCGAGGCGGCGCGCACGTCGAACGTGCAGCGGGCCGGGGCCGTGCGCGCCGCCGAGGTGGAGCGCACGCGCATCGAGCGCGACCTGCACGACGGCGTCCAGCCTCGACTGGTGTCGGTCGGAATGACGCTGGGGCTGGCGCAGCAGAAGGTCGAGACCGACCCGGCGGCCGCGAAGGAGCTCATCGCCGAGGCGCACACCTCGACGAAGGCGGCCATCACCGAGCTGCGCCAGCTGGCCCGCGGCATCCACGCCTCGGTGCTCGACGACCGGGGACTGGATGCCGCGCTGTCGGCGCTGGCCGCCAGGTCGCACGTGCCGGTGACGCTCGATGTCCGCCTGGGCGCACGCTGCAGCCGCACGGCCGAGGCCGCCGCGTACTTCTGCATCGCGGAGGCGCTCACCAACGCCGCGAAGCACTCGCGGGGCAGCGAGTGCCGTGTGCTCGTGCGGGAACGCGAGGGCGGGATTCTCTGGGCCCGCGTCGAGGACAACGGCATCGGCGGCGCCCGGGTCGTCCCGGGCGGCGGGCTCGACGGCATCGCCAATCGAGTGCTGGCGGCGGGCGGGCAGTTCCGTCTGGACAGCCCCGCGGGCGGACCCACGACGGTGGAGGTGAGCATTCCGTGCGCATCCTGA
- a CDS encoding thiolase family protein: protein MRSAVIIDAVRTPSGRGKPGGALSGIHPVDLAALTLRALLERNGLEPGRVDDVILGCVSQVGEQGMNVARRAVLAAGFPETVPATSIDRQCGSSQQAAHFAAQGVMAGAYDIVIAGGVESMSRVPLGSSTSSGSPISPAMRGRYPDGLVNQGVSAELIPARWGLDRDALDAYAAASHARAVDAAARGLFDGQIVPVPAPEGPVTADETIRPATTVEGLRALGPAFRTDAMAERFPDLDWRITAGSSSPLTDGASAVLIMGEDVAAALGLRPRARFHAFAVVGDDPLMMLTGPIPATRRVLDRAGLSIDDIDAFEVNEAFASVPLVWLRELGADAGRTNAWGGAIALGHALGSSGTRLLGTLLARLEHDGGRFGLQTMCEGGGLANATIIERL from the coding sequence ATGCGATCAGCCGTCATCATCGATGCCGTGCGCACCCCCTCGGGGCGCGGCAAGCCCGGGGGCGCGCTCAGCGGCATCCACCCCGTCGACCTCGCCGCGCTGACGCTGCGAGCGCTGCTCGAGCGCAACGGCCTCGAACCCGGCCGGGTCGACGACGTGATCCTCGGGTGCGTGAGCCAGGTGGGGGAGCAGGGCATGAACGTCGCCCGGCGGGCGGTGCTCGCGGCCGGGTTTCCCGAGACGGTGCCGGCGACGAGCATCGACCGGCAGTGCGGATCGAGCCAGCAGGCGGCGCACTTCGCCGCGCAGGGGGTGATGGCGGGCGCCTACGACATCGTCATCGCGGGCGGTGTCGAGTCGATGAGCCGCGTGCCCCTCGGGTCGTCCACGTCGAGCGGTTCGCCGATCTCGCCCGCGATGCGCGGGCGCTACCCCGACGGCCTCGTGAACCAGGGTGTCTCGGCCGAGCTGATCCCGGCCCGCTGGGGGCTCGATCGCGACGCGCTCGACGCGTATGCCGCGGCATCCCACGCCCGGGCGGTGGATGCCGCGGCCCGCGGCCTCTTCGACGGCCAGATCGTCCCCGTTCCCGCGCCCGAGGGCCCCGTGACCGCGGACGAGACCATCCGCCCCGCGACGACCGTCGAGGGTCTCCGCGCGCTCGGACCGGCGTTCCGCACCGATGCGATGGCCGAGCGCTTCCCCGACCTCGACTGGCGCATCACGGCCGGATCGTCCTCACCGCTGACCGACGGTGCCTCCGCCGTGCTGATCATGGGGGAGGACGTCGCGGCGGCGCTGGGCCTGCGGCCCCGCGCCCGCTTCCACGCCTTCGCGGTCGTCGGCGACGACCCGCTCATGATGCTGACGGGGCCGATCCCCGCGACCCGGCGCGTCCTCGACCGGGCAGGACTCTCGATCGACGACATCGACGCGTTCGAGGTGAACGAGGCGTTCGCGTCGGTGCCGCTGGTGTGGCTCCGCGAGCTCGGGGCGGATGCCGGGCGCACGAACGCCTGGGGAGGTGCGATCGCGCTCGGCCACGCCCTCGGGTCGTCGGGCACGCGCCTGCTCGGCACGCTCCTGGCGCGCCTCGAGCACGACGGCGGCCGTTTCGGCCTGCAGACCATGTGCGAGGGCGGCGGGCTCGCGAACGCGACGATCATCGAGCGCCTCTAG
- a CDS encoding response regulator transcription factor: MRILICEDSVLLREGLIRLLEDAGHEIVAALPDAAGLAAAVAESSPDLCILDVRLPPTFTDEGVRAALRLRAARPDLAVLVLSQYVEERYASDLIAGKGGALGYLLKDRVADVAEFVETVARIGGGATVFDPEVVAQLLSRRPLDAKMRRLTDRESTVLSLVAEGRSNQAIAQTLHITEGSVEKHITSVFAKLELEQDDSGNRRVLAALAHLEHGGHAPQTGTGAPR; encoded by the coding sequence GTGCGCATCCTGATCTGCGAGGACTCCGTCCTCCTGCGCGAGGGCCTGATCCGCCTGCTCGAGGACGCGGGGCACGAGATCGTCGCCGCGCTGCCCGACGCGGCCGGTCTCGCCGCGGCGGTGGCCGAGTCTTCCCCCGACCTCTGCATCCTCGACGTGCGCCTGCCGCCGACCTTCACCGACGAGGGCGTGCGTGCCGCGCTGCGCCTGCGCGCCGCGCGCCCCGACCTCGCCGTGCTCGTCCTCTCGCAGTACGTCGAGGAGCGGTACGCCAGCGACCTCATCGCGGGCAAGGGCGGCGCGCTCGGGTACCTGCTGAAGGACCGGGTGGCGGATGTCGCGGAGTTCGTCGAGACCGTCGCCCGCATCGGCGGCGGGGCCACCGTGTTCGACCCGGAGGTCGTCGCCCAGCTGCTGAGCCGCCGCCCGCTCGATGCGAAGATGCGCCGGCTCACCGACCGCGAGTCGACCGTGCTCTCGCTCGTCGCGGAGGGGCGGTCCAACCAGGCGATCGCCCAGACGCTGCACATCACGGAGGGCAGCGTCGAGAAGCACATCACCTCGGTGTTCGCCAAGCTCGAGCTCGAGCAGGACGACTCCGGAAACCGGCGAGTGCTCGCGGCCCTCGCCCATCTCGAACACGGCGGCCACGCGCCGCAGACTGGAACAGGAGCACCCCGATGA